In Cydia fagiglandana chromosome 3, ilCydFagi1.1, whole genome shotgun sequence, the following are encoded in one genomic region:
- the LOC134680495 gene encoding BLOC-1-related complex subunit 8 homolog, with the protein MTFVYQGDTDLEAKAKKAAERISENMHIVANEPSLALYRLQEHVRKALPPMVERRVEVTKLQHELQGRCYDVEYALSAVKSMDSAATSFTNIQEMLKQSIFLKQQLKYEEGRRNKKDSSSVYKRLSAHIVLDLPDLSEFSMVRETTNRIENMMAHARGSSAELHRSHTTLH; encoded by the exons ATGACGTTTGTTTATCAAGGAGATACCGATTTGGAAGCGAAAGCTAAAAAAG CTGCTGAACGGATCTCAGAAAACATGCATATCGTAGCCAACGAGCCTTCCCTAGCCCTGTACAGGCTACAAGAGCATGTGAGGAAGGCCCTGCCGCCCATGGTGGAGCGCAGAGTCGAAGTCACAAAGCTACAGCATGAGCTTCAGGGGCGGTGCTATGACGTGGAGTATGCATTGAG cGCAGTAAAATCAATGGACAGTGCAGCAACCAGCTTCACAAACATACAGGAGATGCTCAAACAATCCATATTTCTAAAACAACAACTAAAATACGAGGAGGGTAGGAGAAATAAAAAAGATTCCAGTTCCGTTTACAAACGTCTCTCTGCACACATTGTTTTAGACTTACCCGATCTTTCCGAGTTCTCTATGGTTAGGGAGACCACTAACCGGATAGAAAATATGATGGCGCACGCCAGAGGGTCATCGGCTGAGTTGCATAGGTCTCATACTACATTGCATTGA